A window of Bacillus toyonensis BCT-7112 genomic DNA:
CTTCCCAATCTTTGAGGGCGGTCAAAATGTAGCATCCATTATTGGTGCAAGCGTATTATTATGGTGTGTTCACATGTTAATTTTACGTGGAGTTCAATCAGCAGCACTTGTGAATTTAGTAACTACAATCGCAAAATTAGTACCTGTATTTGTATTTATTGTTATAGGAATCTTCGCGTTTCATATTGATACGTTCCTAGATGGATTTTGGGGACAAACTGGTTCTTTTTCATGGGGAGCAGTTGGCAGCCAAGTTAAAAGTACAATGCTTGTAACTTTATGGGTGTTCATTGGGGTAGAAGGGGCTGTTGTTTTATCAAGTCGAGCAAAAAATAGAAGTGATGTAGGGAAAGCAACGGTTATTGGCTTAATTGGTACACTCATCATTTACATTTTAATTACATTACTGTCTCTTGGACTTATGCAGCAAGCAGATATTGCTAATTTAAAAAATCCGTCTATGGCTTATTTATTTGAAAGTGTTGTTGGAAAATGGGGTGCTATCTTTATTAATTTAGGTTTAGTTATCTCTGTATTAGGTGCTTGGTTAGGTTGGACTTTACTCGCATCTGAAATTCCGTATTTGGCGGCTAAAGACGGAGTATTTCCAAAATGGTTTGCAAAAGAAAATAAAAATAAAGCTCCAATAAATTCATTATGGATAACAAATGGCTTAATTCAAATGTTCTTATTAACATTCGTCGTTTCCGATCAGGCGTATAACTTTGCATTCTCATTAGCATCTTCAGCTATTTTAATCCCATATGCTTTTTCAGCATTTTATCAACTGAAGCATAGCTTAAAGTCTGAAGAAGCGGATCGAAATAAAAATATAATAATTGGTTTGATAGCAAGTATGTACGGTGTGTGGTTAGTTTATGCAGCTGGTTTAGAGTATTTATTATTAACAATGACTTTATATGCGCCAGGTATTTTTATTTTTTACAATGTTCAAAGGCAAAAGAGTTCGAAGCAAATATTTACTCGAGTGGAATTAGCATCATCGGTAGCAATTGGTGCTTTAGCATTCTTTGCGATTTATGGATTAATTACAGGCAGTATTACTTTATAAAGCGTTGTGAAATCGAAATCAACTGGAGGGCTGAAATATGGCACGAAGAAAAATTGTAGTTGCACTAGGGGGAAATGCGATACAGTCTGGAAAAGCTACTGCGGGAGCACAGCAAGAAGCGTTAGAAAAAACAGCGGAACAACTTGTGAAAATAATGGAAAATGATGTAGATATAGTAATTGCGCATGGAAATGGTCCACAAGTGGGAAATATTTTATTACAGCAAAAAGCTGCAGAAACGGAAAAGACACCTGCAATGCCATTAGATACTTGTGGTGCAATGAGCCAAGGGATGATTGGATATTGGATGGAAAATGCGATTGAAAAGGCATTGAAAAAAAGGAATATAAAAAAAGACGTAGCAACGGTTATAACACGCGTTGTCGTGGATGAAAAAGATGAGGCATTTAAAAATCCAACTAAACCAATTGGTCCTTTTTATACAGAAGAAGAGGCCAGAAGATTAATGGAAGAAACAAAAGCAGTGTTTAAAGAAGATGCTGGCAGAGGGTGGAGACGTGTTGTTCCATCACCGAAGCCTGTAAGTATTCATGAACATAAAGTAATTAATTCTTTAGTTGAGGATGGAAATATAGTGATAGCTGTTGGTGGTGGTGGAATTCCAGTAATTGATTCTGAAGAAGGGTTAAAAGGAACTGAAGCGGTTATCGATAAAGATTTCGCTGCGCAGAAATTAGCTGAATTAGTAGATGCCGATACGCTCGTAATTTTAACTGCAGTTGATCATGTGTATGTAAATTATAATCAACTGAATCAAAAGAAATTAGAGCATGTCACAGTGAATCAATTAGAAGAATACATGGAAGAACAACAATTTGCTGCGGGAAGTATGCTTCCAAAAATTGAAGCTGCTATTAATTTTGTTAATACAAATCCAAAAAGAAAAACAATTATTACGTCTTTAGAAAAAGTATATGAAGCACTAGAAGAAAAAGCTGGTACTATTATTTCTAAACAGAATGTATGCATGTATGTTTAAATAATTATGTACGCTATTTATTAGTAAAAAAGAATGGAGTTAGTAACTTCATTCTTTTTATGTATTAATATTTTTTGTACTCATTGTTCATAAAGTTTTCATGATGAAATCTGAATATATAAGTTAATTATGATAAAATTAAATTTGAATACGCTTTCTTGATTTTTCGCTCCAACATACAGCAAGAGAGAGGGAATCTTATGAATAGACGGAACGTAGTTAAAGATTTAAAGCAATTTGAATTATTTGCTCATTTAACAGAAAAGAAATTGAAAGGTTTGACGGAGTTTGTCTATTGGCGAACTTATAAAAAGGGTCAATTTTTATTTTTAGAAGGGGATTCAAGAGAAAGAATTTACTTCATGTTAGATGGTTTTGTAAAGTTAGAGCGGGTAAATCAAAGTGGAAATTTATTATATGATGACTATGTAAAGCGGTATTCTATTTTTCCTTATGGTGGTATGTTTACAGACAGAGGATATAACTATACGGCAGAAGCGATGACAGATGTAGAGGTATATTATATTCCGACAGTAATTTTTGAAGATATGGTGAAATCTAGTAGGACGCAATTAATGTACGTTGTTCAGCAATTATCATCAATATTAAAACTAAACGAAAATCGAGTGCAAAACATTACAATTCCTAATGCACAAGATCGAGTCATTCAAACATTAAATTATTTAATGCAAGATTTAGGAGAACAGAGTGGCGAAACGATTGTAATTTCATGCCCACTTACAACAATTGAAATATCGAAAATATCTGGTACGTCTCGAGAGACGGTTAGCGGCGTATTAAAACAATTAAAAAACGATAGTATTGTTACAATTCTGGATAAAAAAATTACAATACATAATCCAACATATTTTGAGGAAATCTCTATGTGAAAATTGCATATGGATTTTCTAATTCATACTGTATATTAATAAAGTTCTTTATATATTTATAAGGAGCTTTTTTACGTTATCCTCTATAAAAAGATTGTATAGCATGGTAATAATAGCTAAAATCGATAATAAAAAAGTAAGGGGAAGGAGAGAAAGAATGGTCCGAATTGAGTATGATCGATTAGTAGCTATTTGTTACAGTATAGGGGTTTTGTTATTATTAAAAATTCCAAACGATAATGAATTAATTGGGGAAAAACTATTCAATTTCTTTAATGTTCCGGTATATACATATACTTATATGGATTATAAAGTCTCAAATATAGTAATCGTTTCTTTCATACTACATGTAATAGCATTTATATTATTTGTAAAATGGTTAGTAAAAAAGAAAGCTAGTACATTTAGAACAATGAATAAGATAAAAGTAGTAGGCATTAGTATTTTGATTTTAATGATGCCTTTTATGCTAAATAACATCCTCCAGACATTGAATAAAACATGGTACTACGCAGGAAAAACAGGGGTAGAGGCGATAGAATATAAAAAAGAAGATAGTCAATGTAGAATGGAGAAAAATGGGGGGGATATTGAACAAAAGTGCATTGTTACTTTAAAAAATTATCGTAATCATTCACAAGCATTAAAAATTGTTTTATATGATAATGCAACAGAGACTTCCAAAAGTTATCCAGTACCGAAACCAGTCTATTTACAAAAACATGAGACAAAGCAATTCGAATTTCAAATTCCTGTTGCTTATAATACCGGTATTGAGAAAGATAAAGTACCAAATATAAAATTACATTCATTGCATAAAAATGATGAGAAATACAATTAATCCGTAATTGAAAGGTTATGAGTAGGAGCAATAATTTGAAACGATATAGAAAATCAACTTGAATCATCCAACATGCTGCGAGGTAACGGCATATTGGATGATTTTTTATTTTATCCCCTTTTTTACGTATGAAAGGGTGGGATACTTTGTTGAAAACGAAAAACATTGCAAGGATCATATATGGTTTTCACTTTACGTAATCTTTGAAAGTTAGAACCATAGTAACTAGTTTGCCAATTTTTAATGTCGATATCGGGCCAATTGACATAATCACCTAGCGTATAAGGATCTAAGTTTTCTCTTAAATCTTTAACCCAGCGTATATTTCGATTTTCTTCATCATCGCATTTCCAAGAGGTAATGTATTCTTGCGCAATAATTGCTTTGCGATGGAAATAAGCTGTTTCAGTAGGCGAAATATTTTCCACAGCACCTACGAGCGATTGGTGCCAAATACTCGCATCTTTATTTGGTGCATGAGAAAGAAAATATTGCATAATCTGAATGCCTTTAAGAGGGATAGGTTTATATACGTAGGAACCGGAGCGCTTGAAGTTTTCAGGGATGTTGCCACTGTTAAAAAATTCAATAGCCTTTATATAAGGAACTTCATCTATAAAGAGAGAGGGGGTACCAGTTTCAAGAAGAGGTGATAATAAGGAATGGAGTTCAGAGGGAGAGCCAACAAACTCACCTTGTGCCTCAACTTTATTTTGTCGCTTTGCGAATAATTCAATTGATGAAGTGAGACGTTCGTCTATATAAGGCGCCCAGTTTTGCCAAGCTTGAAATGCAGCGATAAAATCTTCCCATTCCCATGTGATGGAGAAGATTGATACATTTTTTATAGGATGTACTCGAAAAGTTAAAGAAGTAACAATTCCGAAGTTTCCACCACCACCGCCGCGGCACGCCCAAAACAAGTTAGGGTTTTCTTGTTCGTTTGCACGAATGATTTTTGCGCTCAATTTACCGCATGCTTGTACCATTTCAACTTCTACTAATTGATCACATGTTAATCCAAATAAGCGTGAAAGCATACCGATACCACCACCAAGTGTTAATCCAACAATTCCAACACTTGCACTTGTACCAGCCGGTATTGTAACACCATAATTCCAAAGCTCTTTATAAACCGTGCCAAGATTTGCACCAGCTTCAATTGTTACTGTTAATTTATTTGTATTAACAGTAATGCGATGCATTTCACTCACATCAATAATAAGTCCTCTATTTAAAAGAGAAAAATTTTCATAGCTATGACGTCCGCTTCTTAAGCGAAATGGTATATGACGTTCACGTGCCCATTTTAAGGCATTACACACATCATTTTTATTTTGGCAAAAAACAATAATACAAGGGAGTTTTGGAATACTTAAATTTAAATTCATTCGGGCTACGTCATAGTCAGGATCTGAGGGAACAACGATACGACCTGTTAATTTTGTTTGTTTCAATTTATCACTCCTTTCTAAAATAAGCAGTGCTTTTTATTAATATATGAAAAGCGTATGTAACGTGCGTGGACAAGAGCAGGTAAGGAATGAGATTTACCTTTGCGAGAAATAAATAAAGTGAAACTTTAATCAGTGGGAGTTTTGTTCCTCCCCCACTGATTATTAGCCTTCACCAATCGGACTTTAACGGGCAGCCCGATCCCCACCGAACTTCTTTACTTTCGCTGAATTTTGAGGTGGGGTTCTTACTGCCCGGCCAATAGCGGGATAAAGCATAAGAATAAGGAATCTACATAGAGTTCAATGAAAACAGTTGCAAACTATTCATATTTTGTTATGATAGTGTTACGAAAACGTTTGCATAAAATTCCGATGGGATGCAAAAGGAGAGAATGACTATGAATAAGACATGGTGGAAAGAAGCAGTTGCTTATCAAATTTATCCACGAAGCTTTATGGATTCAAATGGTGATGGTATTGGAGATTTACAAGGTATTATTGCAAAGCTGGATTATTTAAAAGATTTAGGTATAGATGTAATTTGGATTTGTCCAATGTATAAGTCTCCCAATGATGATAATGGTTATGATATTAGTGATTATCAAGATATTATGGATGAGTTTGGTACAATGGCGGATTTTGATGCTTTATTAGATGAAGTTCATAAGCGTGACATGAAGCTTATTATTGATTTAGTTATTAATCATACAAGTGATGAACATCCATGGTTTATTGAATCTCGTTCATCTAAAGACAATCCGAAGCGTGATTGGTACATTTGGCATGATGGTAAAGATGGTGCGGAACCAAACAACTGGGAAAGTATTTTTAATGGTTCGGCATGGGAATATGATGAAGTAACAGAACAATATTATTTACATTTATTCTCACGTAAACAACCAGATTTAAACTGGGAGAATAAAGAAGTTCGTGAAGTGTTATACGATACAGTTAATTGGTGGCTTGATAAGGGAATTGATGGTTTCCGTGTTGATGCAATTAGCCATATTAAAAAAGAAGATGGCTTCAACGATATGCCAAATCCAAAAGGATTAAAATATGTACCATCTTTTGATAAACATATGAATGTGGATGGTATTCAACCTTTATTAGAAGAGTTAAAAGAAAATACATTTTCTAAGTACGATATTATGACTGTTGGTGAAGCGAATGGCGTTAAGATTGAAGATGCTGAGCTTTGGGTTGGAGAAGAGCAAGGTAAATTCAATATGGTATTCCAGTTTGAACATTTAAGCTTATGGGATGCAGAAAAGAAGAAAGACCTTGATGTTGTAGGATTGAAAAAGGTATTAACGAAATGGCAAAAAGGATTAGAGAATAAAGGATGGAATGCTTTATATATCGAGAATCACGATAAGCCACGTATCGTTTCAACGTGGGGAGATGATAAACAATATTGGCGTGAAAGTGCAACAGCTCTAGGAGCGATGTATTTCTTTATGCACGGTACACCGTTTATTTATCAAGGACAAGAAATTGGTATGACAAATGTTCAGTTACCAAATATTGAAGATTACGATGATGTAGCAATTAAAAATTTATATCGAGAGAAAATTGCAGAAGGCGTATCACATCAAGATATGATGGAAATTATATGGGCCTCTTGCCGTGATAATTCACGTACACCTATGCAGTGGAACGATGAGATGAATGCTGGTTTCACAACAAATGCACCTTGGTTTGGCATGAATCCAAATTACGAAGAAATTAATGTTGAAAAGCAAAAAAATGACGAAAAGTCTATTTTCAATTTCTATAAGACAATGATTGCCTTGAAAAAAGAGCACGATGTATTGAATTATGGTACGTACGATTTACTTTTAGAGGACGATCCACAAATTTATGCATATACACGTACGTTACAGGATGAAAAAGTCATTGTAATTAGTAATATCTCAAAAGAGGAAGCTGTGTATAATGAGCCTTTATTCGCACTAGAACGCAAACGTTTGCTTTTAAATAACTATGAAGTTGCGGAACATGAACAATTAACTACAATCACGTTAAAACCTTATGAAACAAGGGTTTATCGCATTTCATAATAAAAAAGGATGCTCCTTGAGCATCTTTTTTTATGAAAAAAAATAAATTTCTATTGCAATGTGAAAACGCTTTTATTAAAATAGATTTATGAAAACGGTTGCGTAACAAAAAAAGATAAAGCAATATGAGGAATCGTTTTCATAAGAGAAACAGAAATTATAATTTAAATCATTATGTTGTTATAAATAAAGGGGAGGAAGAACAGATGAAAATTACGTCTTTTGATTTTTGGCAAAAGTTCGGGAAAGCATTATTAGTTGTTGTAGCTGTAATGCCAGCAGCTGGTTTAATGATTTCCATCGGTAAGCTAATTGGAATGTCTGCTGGGGATATTAACGCAGTTCATACTATTGCTCGTGTAATGGAAGACATCGGTTGGGCAATTATTACAAATTTACACATTTTATTTGCAGTAGCAATTGGGGGATCTTGGGCGAAGGATCGCGCAGGTGGTGCATTTGCAGCACTATTAGCATTCGTCTTAACAAATCGAATTACAGGAGCAATATTTGGCGTAAACGCTCAAATGTTAGCGGATTCAAAAGCGACAGTTTCTTCAGTATTAGCAGGAGATTTAGTTGTAAAAGATTACTTTACTTCTGTACTTGGTGCACCAGCATTAAACATGGGAGTTTTCGTAGGTATTATCACAGGTTTCTTAGGAGCTACTTTATATAACAAATACTATAACTATAATAAACTGCCACAGGCATTAGCATTCTTTAATGGAAAACGATTCGTACCATTCGTTGTAATTGTTTGGTCTACAGTCACTGCGATTGTATTATCACTTTTATGGCCATTTATCCAAAGTGGATTAAATGAATTTGGTCGCTGGATTGCAGCATCTAAAGATAGTGCGCCAGTTGTTGCGCCATTTGTATATGGAACGTTAGAACGTTTATTATTACCATTCGGATTACATCATATGTTAACGATTCCGATGAATTACACAGAGCTAGGCG
This region includes:
- a CDS encoding FAD-binding oxidoreductase — its product is MKQTKLTGRIVVPSDPDYDVARMNLNLSIPKLPCIIVFCQNKNDVCNALKWARERHIPFRLRSGRHSYENFSLLNRGLIIDVSEMHRITVNTNKLTVTIEAGANLGTVYKELWNYGVTIPAGTSASVGIVGLTLGGGIGMLSRLFGLTCDQLVEVEMVQACGKLSAKIIRANEQENPNLFWACRGGGGGNFGIVTSLTFRVHPIKNVSIFSITWEWEDFIAAFQAWQNWAPYIDERLTSSIELFAKRQNKVEAQGEFVGSPSELHSLLSPLLETGTPSLFIDEVPYIKAIEFFNSGNIPENFKRSGSYVYKPIPLKGIQIMQYFLSHAPNKDASIWHQSLVGAVENISPTETAYFHRKAIIAQEYITSWKCDDEENRNIRWVKDLRENLDPYTLGDYVNWPDIDIKNWQTSYYGSNFQRLRKVKTIYDPCNVFRFQQSIPPFHT
- the arcC gene encoding carbamate kinase, with translation MARRKIVVALGGNAIQSGKATAGAQQEALEKTAEQLVKIMENDVDIVIAHGNGPQVGNILLQQKAAETEKTPAMPLDTCGAMSQGMIGYWMENAIEKALKKRNIKKDVATVITRVVVDEKDEAFKNPTKPIGPFYTEEEARRLMEETKAVFKEDAGRGWRRVVPSPKPVSIHEHKVINSLVEDGNIVIAVGGGGIPVIDSEEGLKGTEAVIDKDFAAQKLAELVDADTLVILTAVDHVYVNYNQLNQKKLEHVTVNQLEEYMEEQQFAAGSMLPKIEAAINFVNTNPKRKTIITSLEKVYEALEEKAGTIISKQNVCMYV
- a CDS encoding Crp/Fnr family transcriptional regulator; translation: MNRRNVVKDLKQFELFAHLTEKKLKGLTEFVYWRTYKKGQFLFLEGDSRERIYFMLDGFVKLERVNQSGNLLYDDYVKRYSIFPYGGMFTDRGYNYTAEAMTDVEVYYIPTVIFEDMVKSSRTQLMYVVQQLSSILKLNENRVQNITIPNAQDRVIQTLNYLMQDLGEQSGETIVISCPLTTIEISKISGTSRETVSGVLKQLKNDSIVTILDKKITIHNPTYFEEISM
- the arcD gene encoding arginine-ornithine antiporter; the encoded protein is MGEDKKLGLFTLTALVVGSMIGGGAFNLASDMAKGAGAGAIIIGWVITGIGMIALGLSFQNLTVKRPDLDGGIFSYAKAGFGNFMGFNSAWGYWLSAWLGNVAYGTLLFSSLGYFFPIFEGGQNVASIIGASVLLWCVHMLILRGVQSAALVNLVTTIAKLVPVFVFIVIGIFAFHIDTFLDGFWGQTGSFSWGAVGSQVKSTMLVTLWVFIGVEGAVVLSSRAKNRSDVGKATVIGLIGTLIIYILITLLSLGLMQQADIANLKNPSMAYLFESVVGKWGAIFINLGLVISVLGAWLGWTLLASEIPYLAAKDGVFPKWFAKENKNKAPINSLWITNGLIQMFLLTFVVSDQAYNFAFSLASSAILIPYAFSAFYQLKHSLKSEEADRNKNIIIGLIASMYGVWLVYAAGLEYLLLTMTLYAPGIFIFYNVQRQKSSKQIFTRVELASSVAIGALAFFAIYGLITGSITL
- a CDS encoding glycoside hydrolase family 13 protein, giving the protein MNKTWWKEAVAYQIYPRSFMDSNGDGIGDLQGIIAKLDYLKDLGIDVIWICPMYKSPNDDNGYDISDYQDIMDEFGTMADFDALLDEVHKRDMKLIIDLVINHTSDEHPWFIESRSSKDNPKRDWYIWHDGKDGAEPNNWESIFNGSAWEYDEVTEQYYLHLFSRKQPDLNWENKEVREVLYDTVNWWLDKGIDGFRVDAISHIKKEDGFNDMPNPKGLKYVPSFDKHMNVDGIQPLLEELKENTFSKYDIMTVGEANGVKIEDAELWVGEEQGKFNMVFQFEHLSLWDAEKKKDLDVVGLKKVLTKWQKGLENKGWNALYIENHDKPRIVSTWGDDKQYWRESATALGAMYFFMHGTPFIYQGQEIGMTNVQLPNIEDYDDVAIKNLYREKIAEGVSHQDMMEIIWASCRDNSRTPMQWNDEMNAGFTTNAPWFGMNPNYEEINVEKQKNDEKSIFNFYKTMIALKKEHDVLNYGTYDLLLEDDPQIYAYTRTLQDEKVIVISNISKEEAVYNEPLFALERKRLLLNNYEVAEHEQLTTITLKPYETRVYRIS